One genomic region from Leptolyngbyaceae cyanobacterium JSC-12 encodes:
- a CDS encoding phosphate ABC transporter substrate-binding protein, PhoT family (IMG reference gene:2510095447~TIGRFAM: phosphate ABC transporter, phosphate-binding protein) → MTSRRRFLVSMGAVTLGVVGCQPQSPQSSSSPSPRAESVSLYGAGATFPSFLYLKWFSEYSKQHPTVAVSYQPIGSAAGIQQFVNGTVDFGATDVPLTDEQIGQVKRGAIALPMTAGSIAVVYNLPGIEGLKIPRQVLPEIFLGKIKRWDDPVIATANPGVALPAKDIILVHRSDGSGTTAVFTAHLSAISPEWKSTVGTGFNVEWKAGIGIKDNAGISAQIQQAEGTIGYVEYAFAKQLKLSTAALENQAGKFVQPTDKTSAAALATVKLSDDLRGSVPDPEGENSYPIVTYSWLLVYKQYDEPSKAAALKDIIQWGLKEGQQYATELGYVPLPADVVEKTASAVGQIA, encoded by the coding sequence ATGACATCTCGTCGTCGTTTCCTGGTTTCGATGGGTGCTGTGACGTTGGGAGTGGTTGGTTGCCAACCTCAGTCGCCCCAATCTAGTTCGTCTCCCAGTCCAAGGGCTGAGTCGGTTTCACTGTATGGGGCTGGGGCAACCTTCCCGTCGTTTCTTTATCTCAAGTGGTTTAGCGAATACAGCAAGCAGCATCCCACTGTTGCGGTGTCTTATCAGCCGATTGGTAGTGCTGCGGGGATTCAGCAATTTGTTAATGGCACGGTAGATTTTGGCGCGACGGATGTACCGTTGACGGATGAGCAAATTGGTCAGGTCAAACGAGGGGCGATCGCATTGCCAATGACTGCAGGCAGTATTGCAGTGGTTTATAACCTGCCAGGAATTGAGGGCTTGAAGATTCCACGTCAGGTTTTACCAGAGATTTTTCTTGGTAAGATTAAACGATGGGATGACCCGGTGATTGCGACTGCTAATCCGGGTGTTGCCCTGCCTGCCAAAGACATTATTTTAGTGCATCGCTCGGATGGCAGTGGCACCACGGCTGTTTTTACCGCGCACTTAAGTGCTATCAGTCCAGAGTGGAAAAGCACTGTGGGCACAGGGTTTAACGTGGAATGGAAAGCGGGGATTGGTATCAAAGATAACGCTGGAATTAGTGCCCAAATTCAACAGGCAGAAGGTACCATTGGCTATGTAGAATATGCCTTTGCCAAACAGTTAAAGCTGTCAACTGCTGCGCTGGAAAATCAAGCAGGTAAGTTTGTGCAACCCACGGATAAAACCTCGGCTGCTGCCCTGGCAACTGTCAAGCTATCAGATGACTTGCGCGGGTCAGTCCCCGATCCTGAGGGTGAAAATTCCTATCCTATCGTCACCTACAGTTGGCTGCTGGTTTACAAGCAATACGACGAACCTAGCAAAGCCGCTGCTCTGAAAGACATTATCCAGTGGGGATTGAAAGAGGGACAACAATACGCTACCGAGTTAGGCTACGTGCCGCTCCCTGCCGACGTGGTTGAAAAAACTGCTAGCGCCGTTGGGCAAATTGCTTAA
- a CDS encoding transcriptional regulator (IMG reference gene:2510095444~PFAM: MarR family), which yields MSDQTVSVIPIEPFAEGLTPSQRAAKEPVLALLRELVRTYQAFYAYDEAHIRQLGLTLPQFDVIATLGNTSGMIMSQLAEKTLVTKGTLTGIVDRLEQKGLVRREVPPENRRCFIIVLTEKGQQLFEEIFPKHIDYLKERLKSLSNKEMEEIQAALKRLRDAF from the coding sequence ATGTCAGACCAGACTGTTTCAGTTATCCCGATTGAACCGTTTGCTGAGGGGTTAACCCCCAGTCAAAGAGCTGCAAAGGAGCCAGTTCTAGCATTGCTGAGAGAACTCGTTAGAACCTATCAAGCGTTTTATGCTTACGACGAGGCGCACATTCGGCAACTGGGCTTAACGCTGCCTCAATTTGATGTCATCGCTACGTTGGGCAATACATCTGGCATGATAATGAGTCAACTTGCTGAAAAGACACTAGTTACCAAAGGGACGCTCACTGGCATTGTTGATCGCCTGGAGCAAAAAGGCTTGGTACGACGCGAAGTGCCACCGGAAAATCGCCGCTGCTTTATCATTGTGCTGACGGAAAAAGGGCAGCAGCTTTTTGAGGAAATCTTTCCAAAACACATTGATTACTTGAAAGAACGATTGAAGTCACTCAGCAACAAAGAGATGGAAGAGATTCAAGCTGCTCTTAAACGACTACGAGACGCATTTTAG
- a CDS encoding hypothetical protein (IMG reference gene:2510095445): protein MVHFYPRLWLTPKQAKQVESKPSILNSSSNTGDRWSWEEEFEHGRSQDTIHQISKTYSLERRTFL from the coding sequence ATGGTGCATTTCTACCCCCGCCTGTGGCTAACGCCTAAACAGGCAAAACAAGTTGAATCGAAGCCTTCCATTCTGAATAGTTCCAGCAACACAGGCGATCGTTGGAGTTGGGAGGAGGAGTTTGAACATGGGCGATCGCAGGATACTATCCACCAGATTAGCAAGACCTATTCGTTAGAACGTCGAACATTCCTGTAA
- a CDS encoding ABC-type bacteriocin/lantibiotic exporter with N-terminal double-glycine peptidase domain (IMG reference gene:2510095443~PFAM: ABC transporter transmembrane region; ABC transporter; Peptidase C39 family; Cyclic nucleotide-binding domain~TIGRFAM: ABC-type bacteriocin transporter; type I secretion system ABC transporter, HlyB family), giving the protein MYQSFQKQSGGQAISLNSDTFAVVAQVLASGDQETLLSPEIRRSLSFYDLELGDELQPTENGLDQLASDRGLYIVCSGRVRILGTGSEAQPKIPVQLLGTGSVFGADCRFNLPLMYQAIAASAAQIAYIPATAIDSILHTRLAFRNWLQQQVFQRQTVLFLKTTTQLRTLPSSQLQELLPFIKPLPIATGQRLRSVLGEHSYCWVREGTIQSQSQDSPPRVGDGFGGESGIPDGWVAATDLWVYELPQSNWDAAMAIAPILAMQLFNRDALQGSPDNPTHAGRAPSFRALSTLHQNPARATASSVVIAPVVSNASTNLSQQTLDSPHSSESQADNVVAFPYPSQNYRRRSLWRRYPYIEQQSSSDCGAACLAMISRYWGKSLPVHTLREKANIGRAGASLKSLAKVAEDLGLHSRPVRASFGRMAEQVNPWIAHWQGDHYVVVYRVRRGSVLIADPASGKRTISQKEFEANWTNYALLLEPTERLFTVPSPKASLGRYINALQPYKPLILQVVLVSLLIQIFGLVTPLLTQIILDRVVVQKSLTSLNVFAIGLVLFSIWSICIVAVRQYLLSYLSNRLDLTLISGFISHTLMLPLKFFESRRVGDIITRVQENQKIQRFLVGRVVISFLDFLTGFVYLGLMLFYSPKLTLLVLAIIPPIVVLTIAATPLLQKVSREVFKETADQNSLLVELIGGISMLKSTAAEPEMRWQWEEHLTRQMNAQFRSQKLGIRLELLNGLINSIGSVALLWYGATLVIRGELTVGQLVAFNMMMGYIINPVISVTNLWDELQEVLISVERLDDVFDATPEESPQHLLMTLPYVEGNVRFERVTFRYNEDAERNTLQEISFEAKAGDTIAIVGSSGSGKTTLIKLLQGLYQPTNGRVLIDDHDVRHVSSTSLRSQIGVVPQDCYLFSGTILENIRLYRTNFTLEQVVEAAKLAEAHSFIQAMPLSYNTKVGERGSTLSGGQRQRIAIARALLGNPRILILDEATSSLDVESERRFQRNLTQISRDRTTFIIAHRLSTIRHASRILVLDRGILVEQGTHDDLMLSAGLYYYLVQQQLAL; this is encoded by the coding sequence ATGTATCAAAGCTTTCAGAAACAGTCAGGAGGGCAAGCAATCAGCTTAAACTCTGATACCTTTGCTGTTGTTGCCCAAGTTTTGGCAAGTGGAGACCAAGAAACTTTACTCTCACCAGAAATTCGTCGATCGCTGAGTTTCTATGATTTGGAGTTGGGAGATGAGTTACAACCAACTGAGAATGGCTTGGATCAACTGGCAAGCGATCGCGGGTTATATATCGTCTGTTCTGGACGAGTCAGAATTCTAGGCACTGGAAGCGAGGCTCAGCCCAAAATTCCTGTACAGCTGTTAGGAACAGGAAGCGTATTTGGAGCCGATTGCCGATTTAATCTGCCACTGATGTATCAGGCTATAGCAGCGAGTGCAGCTCAAATTGCCTACATTCCCGCAACAGCCATAGACTCTATCCTGCATACCAGGCTGGCATTTAGAAACTGGCTTCAGCAACAAGTTTTTCAACGACAGACTGTGCTGTTTTTGAAAACAACGACCCAGTTACGAACACTGCCAAGTTCTCAGTTGCAAGAGTTGCTACCTTTTATCAAGCCTTTGCCCATTGCAACCGGGCAACGTCTTCGTTCGGTATTGGGAGAACACAGCTACTGTTGGGTGAGAGAAGGCACGATTCAAAGCCAGAGCCAGGACTCTCCACCTAGGGTTGGGGATGGGTTTGGAGGTGAGTCTGGTATTCCTGATGGTTGGGTTGCAGCTACTGATTTATGGGTGTATGAGTTGCCTCAGTCAAACTGGGATGCAGCAATGGCGATCGCCCCTATTCTGGCAATGCAGTTATTCAACAGAGATGCTCTACAAGGTTCACCTGACAACCCCACCCATGCAGGGCGAGCACCGTCTTTCCGTGCCCTCTCCACCCTGCATCAAAACCCAGCACGAGCAACGGCATCCTCAGTTGTCATTGCTCCAGTTGTTTCCAATGCGTCTACAAATCTCTCGCAGCAAACCCTGGACTCACCTCACTCGTCCGAATCTCAGGCGGATAATGTGGTCGCATTTCCTTATCCAAGCCAGAACTATCGTCGGCGATCGTTATGGCGACGTTATCCCTATATAGAACAGCAGAGTTCCAGTGATTGTGGTGCAGCGTGCCTGGCAATGATTAGCCGCTATTGGGGAAAGTCATTGCCAGTCCATACCCTGCGGGAAAAGGCGAATATTGGTCGAGCGGGCGCATCCTTAAAAAGCCTGGCAAAAGTAGCAGAAGACCTGGGACTCCACAGTCGCCCGGTAAGAGCGAGTTTTGGACGAATGGCAGAACAGGTAAACCCCTGGATAGCGCATTGGCAGGGCGATCACTACGTTGTGGTATACCGAGTACGCCGTGGGAGTGTGCTGATTGCTGATCCGGCTTCTGGCAAGCGCACGATTTCACAAAAGGAGTTTGAGGCAAATTGGACAAACTATGCACTTTTACTAGAGCCTACTGAACGATTATTTACCGTACCCAGTCCAAAAGCCTCATTAGGTCGTTATATCAATGCGCTTCAACCTTACAAACCACTAATTCTTCAAGTTGTTCTTGTATCGCTGCTGATTCAGATTTTTGGGCTAGTCACTCCGCTTCTAACACAAATCATTCTGGATCGGGTAGTGGTGCAGAAAAGCTTGACCAGTCTTAATGTATTTGCGATTGGATTAGTGCTATTTAGCATCTGGAGTATTTGCATCGTTGCAGTACGTCAGTATCTTCTAAGTTATCTATCCAATCGTTTAGATCTCACCCTAATCAGTGGTTTCATCAGTCATACACTGATGCTACCATTAAAGTTTTTTGAGTCTCGCCGCGTGGGAGATATCATTACCCGTGTTCAAGAAAATCAAAAGATTCAGCGGTTTTTAGTGGGGCGCGTTGTTATTTCCTTTTTAGATTTTCTAACTGGGTTTGTATATCTGGGATTGATGCTTTTCTATAGTCCGAAGCTGACTTTGTTGGTTTTAGCTATTATTCCTCCTATTGTGGTGCTAACAATTGCAGCAACACCATTGCTACAAAAAGTTTCACGAGAGGTCTTTAAGGAAACTGCTGACCAAAATTCTTTGTTGGTTGAGTTGATTGGGGGCATTTCAATGTTAAAGTCAACTGCTGCAGAGCCAGAAATGCGATGGCAATGGGAAGAACATCTGACGCGGCAAATGAACGCCCAGTTTCGTAGTCAAAAGTTGGGAATTCGGTTGGAATTGTTGAACGGATTGATTAACTCAATAGGCAGCGTAGCGTTGTTGTGGTATGGTGCCACCCTGGTAATTCGGGGAGAACTCACTGTGGGACAACTTGTTGCTTTCAACATGATGATGGGCTACATTATCAATCCTGTTATTTCAGTAACTAATCTTTGGGATGAGTTGCAGGAAGTGCTGATTTCGGTTGAACGTCTGGATGATGTCTTCGATGCTACTCCGGAGGAGTCCCCCCAACATCTGCTCATGACGCTGCCTTATGTTGAGGGTAATGTCAGGTTTGAGCGAGTAACGTTTCGCTATAACGAAGATGCAGAGCGGAACACATTACAGGAGATTTCATTTGAGGCAAAGGCTGGCGATACAATCGCGATTGTGGGTAGTAGTGGTTCTGGTAAAACTACGCTAATTAAACTTTTGCAAGGGTTGTATCAACCAACCAACGGACGGGTCTTAATTGATGATCATGATGTCCGGCATGTATCTTCAACATCTCTGCGATCGCAAATTGGAGTGGTGCCGCAAGATTGTTATTTGTTCTCTGGCACTATTCTGGAGAACATTCGACTGTATCGAACTAATTTCACACTAGAACAGGTGGTAGAAGCCGCGAAATTGGCAGAAGCACACTCGTTTATCCAGGCAATGCCACTCAGTTACAATACTAAGGTTGGTGAACGAGGTTCAACTCTTTCGGGCGGGCAACGGCAGCGGATTGCGATCGCCCGTGCTTTGTTGGGGAACCCCCGCATTCTTATTCTTGATGAAGCAACAAGTTCACTAGATGTAGAATCTGAGCGACGATTTCAACGCAATCTCACCCAAATTAGCCGCGATCGCACAACCTTCATCATCGCTCATCGCTTATCCACTATCCGGCATGCATCCCGCATTCTAGTGCTTGATCGAGGCATTTTAGTTGAGCAAGGAACACACGACGATTTGATGTTATCAGCAGGTTTGTACTACTACCTTGTGCAACAACAACTTGCTTTGTAG
- a CDS encoding hypothetical protein (IMG reference gene:2510095446), giving the protein MFKLRVSSDGQVVGYKAVNPIAMQKFGKRFPFLGVKFPQFPGLEKAPYADLKLESRGLVVRFSPWADNQ; this is encoded by the coding sequence ATGTTTAAGTTGAGAGTTTCATCGGATGGACAAGTCGTAGGCTATAAGGCTGTGAATCCAATAGCAATGCAAAAGTTTGGAAAAAGATTTCCATTTCTCGGTGTTAAGTTTCCTCAATTTCCTGGTTTGGAAAAAGCTCCTTATGCAGACTTAAAGCTTGAATCTCGAGGATTAGTGGTTAGATTCAGTCCCTGGGCAGACAACCAGTGA